The nucleotide sequence GACCCTGCTGCCCTGGGTGCAGCACATGATCGCGCAGACCAACTGGCGCACGGCCTGCACTGCGATGGGCATCGTCGTGCTGGTCGTGCTCGCGCCGATCAATCTGCTGCTGCGCAAGAAGCCGGAGGAGATCGGCCTGCGGCCCGATGGCGATGCGGCGCCGCTCGCCAACGCCGCCAAGCCGATATCCAACGTCGTCGATCCGGTCTGGGCCGGCATCGACTGGACCTTATCCCGCGCGCTGCGCACCATCAGGTTCTGGTGGCTCGCGCTCGGCTATTTCTTCGGCCTCTATGTCTGGTACGCCGTGCAGGTGCATCAGACGAAGTACCTGCTCGAGATCGGTTTCAGCTCCAACGTCGCGGTGTGGGCGCTCGGCGCCGTCAGCCTGCTCGGCATTCCCGGCCAGATCGCGCTCGGCCATCTCTCCGATCGGCTCGGCCGCGAGGCCGTGTGGGGGCTCGGCTGCCTCGGCTTCGCGATCTGCTTCGCTGCGTTGATCGCGCTGAAAGCGTCGCCGTCGCTCGTGCTGGTCTATGTCATGGTGGCGACGCAGGGCGCACTCGGTTACGGCATCACGTCCGTGATGGGCGCGGTCGTGCTGGAAATCTTCCAGGGCGCGCATTTCGGCAGCATTTTCGGCACGCTGATGCTGATCGGCTTGTGCGGCGGTGCTGCAGGCCCCTGGGTCACCGGTGTGCTGTATGATCTCACCAACAGCTACACGCCGGGCTTTGCGATCGCGTTCGTTGGTGCCTTCGTCTCGGCAGCCGCGATCTGGATCGCGGCGCCGCGTCGGGTGCGCGTCGTCGCCGGACAGTTACATAGGTTGAAGACGGCAGCGGAGGCCGCGGCATGATGTGTGAGCTGGCTTGCCATGACGCTTCCGCCGTGAACCAATCAGGAAACTCTGGGAAAGGGACCACATGAACGAGCATGTCCAGGCTGCCAAAGCCGCGCCGCTGTTCAATCCGCTGTCGCCGGAGTTCATCCGCAATCCCTATCCGTTCTATCAGCAGCTCCGCGACAATGATCCGGTGCATGTCACGCCGTTCGGCTCGTTCCTCGCCAGCCGGCACGCGGAAGCGAGCCTCGTGCTGCGTGACAAGCGGTTCGGCAAGGATTTCGTCGCCCGCTCGATCCGCCGCTACGGCCCTGACATCATGAACGAGCCGATCTTCCGCAGCATGAGCCATTGGATGCTGCAGCAGGATCCGCCGGATCACACCCGCTTGCGCGGTCTCGTGGTGAAGGCCTTCACCGCGCGCCGCGTCGAGGACATGCGGCCGCGCATCCAGGCGATCGTCGATGCCACGCTCGACGAG is from Bradyrhizobium sp. ORS 285 and encodes:
- a CDS encoding MFS transporter, which gives rise to MRLPFYYGWVIVAVTFVTMAIGVNARTAFSLFYPPILAEFGWDRGVTAGAFSFGFVASGIVSPLIGRLMDRTGPRAVMELGVSLMAGGLLLAPLTSQPWHLYLTIGVMVGAGSVCLGYSGQSLFLPNWFIRRRGLAIGIAFAGVGIGSMTLLPWVQHMIAQTNWRTACTAMGIVVLVVLAPINLLLRKKPEEIGLRPDGDAAPLANAAKPISNVVDPVWAGIDWTLSRALRTIRFWWLALGYFFGLYVWYAVQVHQTKYLLEIGFSSNVAVWALGAVSLLGIPGQIALGHLSDRLGREAVWGLGCLGFAICFAALIALKASPSLVLVYVMVATQGALGYGITSVMGAVVLEIFQGAHFGSIFGTLMLIGLCGGAAGPWVTGVLYDLTNSYTPGFAIAFVGAFVSAAAIWIAAPRRVRVVAGQLHRLKTAAEAAA